The Procambarus clarkii isolate CNS0578487 chromosome 37, FALCON_Pclarkii_2.0, whole genome shotgun sequence genome window below encodes:
- the LOC138372000 gene encoding tripartite motif-containing protein 59-like, with protein MMDNKPEECSVCFNDHDDNQLRPRTLPCGHTFCSQCIDNAIKNGQLTCPSCRAEHAATAATLFPINYGMEALIRKLKGIEVAPGETVPAKPIKTPARGISKKLRSLVQEQKSIISSLITSCEEVLSQLGEYRGQLGDWKTQHLQLQDRLYALVEQNKSAMKLLELEDTSVVDMTTQGEKGKTQLQAMLGSLDTVNTLLVVDTTIGTADECSMKIEDWLQKCQELFPNVKTVHTSVKVHC; from the coding sequence gataacaagccagaggaatgttcagtgtgttttaacgatCATGACGACAATCAGCTACGGCCTCGCACACTGCCGtgcggccacacattctgctcccagtgtattgacaatgctatcaagaatggtcagctgacctgccccagctgccgtgccgagcatgctgccacagctgctactctGTTCCCAATTAATTATGGTATGGAAGCCCTTATCAGAAAACTAAAAGGTATCGAGGTTGCACCAGGGGAAACAGTACCAGCAAAACCCATTAAAACTCCTGCGAGAGGAATCAGCAAGAAGTTACGTtccctggtgcaggagcagaagagcatcatcagcagcctcattactagctgtgaagaggtactgtcccagctgggggagtaccggggacagctgggggactggaagactcagcacctccagctccaggacagactctatgccctggtagagcagaacaagtcagcaatgaagctcttggaactggaggataccagtgtggtggatatgacaacacaaggagagaaagggaagactcagctgcaggccatgttggggagcctcgaTACAGTCAACACCCTACTGGTGGTTGACACAACCATAGGCACAGCTGATGAGTGCAGCATGAAGATAGAAGATTggctccagaagtgccaggaactcttcccaaatgtcaagactgtccacacctcagtgaaggtacactgctga